A window of the Proteus terrae subsp. cibarius genome harbors these coding sequences:
- the fliM gene encoding flagellar motor switch protein FliM — MSDNILSQAEIDALLNDDTSGDDAKKSANREPAIAKDPNEPDIQPYDPNTQRRVVRERLQSLEIINERFARQFRMGLFNMLRRSPDITVGGVKIHPYHDFARNLPVPTNLNLVHLKPLRGTALFTFEPNLVYIAVDNLFGGDGRFPIPVEGREFTNTEQRIINKMLKLALDAYRDAWDSIFKIQVEYVRSEMQVKFTNITSSPNDIVVTTPFQVEIGSMVGEFSICIPFAMIEPLRERLINPPIENVRQEDGVWLDSLVNQVQHSELELVANFTDIPLRLSKVLTLKEGDVIPIDKPERLIAHVDGVPVLTSQYGTVNGQYALRVEHLINPVLNALDEEQTNE, encoded by the coding sequence ATGAGCGATAATATCCTTTCACAGGCAGAGATTGATGCTCTGCTGAATGATGACACATCAGGTGACGACGCCAAAAAAAGCGCGAACAGGGAACCTGCGATAGCGAAGGATCCGAATGAACCGGATATTCAGCCTTATGACCCCAACACGCAACGTCGTGTGGTTCGAGAACGTTTACAGTCGTTAGAAATTATTAACGAACGCTTTGCACGTCAATTCCGTATGGGGCTGTTTAACATGCTCCGTCGGAGTCCTGACATTACTGTTGGTGGCGTTAAAATTCACCCTTATCACGACTTTGCTCGTAACTTACCTGTGCCAACGAACCTTAACTTGGTGCATTTAAAACCGTTACGAGGAACAGCATTATTTACCTTTGAACCAAATCTGGTTTATATCGCGGTAGATAACCTGTTTGGTGGTGATGGCCGTTTTCCAATCCCTGTGGAAGGACGTGAATTTACCAACACAGAGCAGCGGATCATCAACAAAATGTTGAAACTGGCACTTGATGCCTACCGTGATGCTTGGGATTCCATATTCAAAATTCAGGTGGAATATGTTCGTTCTGAAATGCAGGTGAAATTTACCAATATCACCTCATCACCGAATGACATTGTCGTTACGACACCTTTTCAGGTAGAAATTGGCTCAATGGTTGGGGAATTTAGTATTTGTATTCCGTTTGCCATGATTGAGCCATTACGTGAACGACTGATCAATCCACCAATTGAAAATGTCCGTCAAGAAGATGGGGTTTGGTTAGATAGTTTAGTCAACCAAGTTCAGCATTCAGAGCTTGAACTGGTCGCAAACTTTACTGACATCCCACTGCGTTTATCAAAAGTGTTAACACTTAAAGAAGGGGATGTTATCCCGATTGATAAACCAGAAAGATTGATTGCACATGTTGATGGTGTGCCCGTATTAACAAGCCAATACGGTACAGTAAATGGGCAATATGCCCTTCGTGTTGAACACCTAATTAACCCTGTTTTAAACGCTCTGGATGAGGAACAAACCAATGAGTGA
- the fliL gene encoding flagellar basal body-associated protein FliL, translating into MSNYSNERKSYSLILIIVLLVIAIIAAAFGGYSWWALKHAKSGSAGTSQQKVIPAPVFMSLEPFTVNLIDDEEHLDRVLYIGITLRLHNEDTRKRLHDYLPEVRSRLLLLLSRQQANKLATDNGKLQLMTDVKETLRPTLVPGESEQILSDVLFTTFILR; encoded by the coding sequence TCATCGTTTTATTGGTGATCGCCATTATTGCAGCGGCATTCGGTGGATATAGTTGGTGGGCATTGAAGCATGCTAAATCAGGTTCAGCGGGCACAAGTCAGCAAAAAGTTATACCAGCACCCGTTTTTATGTCATTAGAACCCTTTACGGTAAATCTAATTGATGACGAAGAACACTTAGACAGAGTGCTCTACATAGGGATCACATTAAGATTGCATAATGAAGACACTCGTAAGCGTCTACATGATTATTTACCAGAGGTTCGTAGCCGCTTGTTATTACTGCTTTCTCGTCAACAGGCTAATAAGCTCGCGACAGACAATGGAAAACTCCAGCTAATGACGGATGTAAAAGAAACGCTGAGACCGACTCTCGTACCGGGAGAATCTGAACAGATCCTCTCCGATGTACTGTTTACCACGTTTATTCTGCGATAA
- the fliN gene encoding flagellar motor switch protein FliN, producing the protein MSDANRPTDNSQSAEDMWADAMEQQTGKSQDNSSDLFEHLLPEDDTLNHLSDINLIMDIPVKLTVELGRTKMTIKKLLSLSQGSVVSLDGLAGEPLDILINGYLIAQGEVVVVSDKYGIRITDIITPSERMRRLSR; encoded by the coding sequence ATGAGTGATGCAAATCGCCCAACTGATAATTCACAATCGGCTGAGGATATGTGGGCTGATGCAATGGAACAGCAAACTGGGAAAAGCCAGGATAATAGTTCCGATCTATTTGAACATCTTTTACCTGAAGACGATACGCTGAATCATCTCTCTGACATCAATTTGATTATGGATATTCCAGTCAAATTAACAGTAGAGTTAGGCCGCACCAAAATGACCATTAAAAAATTACTGAGCCTGTCACAAGGTTCTGTCGTTTCACTGGATGGTTTAGCAGGTGAGCCTCTTGATATTCTTATCAATGGTTATTTAATCGCTCAAGGTGAAGTTGTGGTTGTTTCTGATAAATACGGTATTCGTATTACCGATATCATTACACCATCAGAACGTATGCGTCGTCTGAGCCGTTAA